Part of the Streptomyces sp. RFCAC02 genome is shown below.
CCGCGCGGCTGTGGGCGGCGGCACGTCTCGCGCCCGTGCACGTGCTGCTGCCGCCCTCGTCCCCCGCGGAGTCCGTGTCGATCGCCGGCGGTGTCGCCGACGTGTTCGCCGGGTCGGGCGCCACCACCACCATCGGGCTGGTGGGCGGCGCCGCGGCCCGGCTCGCCGCCGTGGACACCGGCGAGGCGGACATCGCCGTCATGTCCGCGGGCGCCGCCGAGGACCTGGTCACGGCCGGCTCCGGACGGCTCGTCCTGCCGGTCGGCCCCGGCACCTACTACGCCCCGGGGAGCCTGGTCGTGGTGGGCCGGCGCGACCTGCCGTCCCGCCCGCGCATCGGGATCGACCCCGCCTCGGACGACCATCAGCGGCTCACCCACGCGCAGTTCCCGGCGGACGAGCACACGTATGTGACGACCGACTTCCCCCTGGTGCCGCGCGCGCTCGTCCACGACGAGATCGACGCGGGGGTCTGGCACATCGTGGACACGCTGATCCCGCTGGAGGCCGTCGGCCTGTCCATCACCCCGCTCAGCCGTCCCGGCGCCCTGGCCCTCGCCGAACACATCTCGGGCGCGGTGCTCGTCACCCGGGAGGACAGCATCCCCGGCATACTCCTGTCGCGGCTGCCCGAGGGGCGGCTGCGGGAGGTCTGCGCGCCGCGGGCGGAGCGGAGCCCGACGGCTGAGGCGCTGCGTATCCGGGTCCGCTGAGCACCGCCCGGCGGGGCCGGCTCAGATGCGGAGGATCCCGGGGAACGCTCCGTGACCGACGCCGGGCGCAGTGAGGGCCAGCCAGCCGTGGCCGCGCACCTCGGTGTCCGGGCCGACCTCGCCCGGGTCGACCGACAGGTACCGGCAGGCGGTCCTGGCGCCCGCCGTGCCGGCTTCCGCCGGGGCCTCGTCGTACTCGGCGTCGATGTCCGGGTCGTCGGCCGCGAGGGTCTCCCACGGCAGCGGGTCGCCCACCCATTCCGGGTCGTCCTCGGCGGCGTACCGACGGATCACGCGGCCGTTCTCGGCGACCATCCACACATCGGACCCGGCGGCGTCGTCCAGGAAGAAGAACTGCGCCCGGCCGCAGT
Proteins encoded:
- a CDS encoding YhfZ family protein, with the protein product MSESAGDTPLEAIARDILRIGVAGRLPTTTEYQNRLGIGSGTVQKAFRDLRGGGAVGLVSRGHQGTFVTEMDTARLWAAARLAPVHVLLPPSSPAESVSIAGGVADVFAGSGATTTIGLVGGAAARLAAVDTGEADIAVMSAGAAEDLVTAGSGRLVLPVGPGTYYAPGSLVVVGRRDLPSRPRIGIDPASDDHQRLTHAQFPADEHTYVTTDFPLVPRALVHDEIDAGVWHIVDTLIPLEAVGLSITPLSRPGALALAEHISGAVLVTREDSIPGILLSRLPEGRLREVCAPRAERSPTAEALRIRVR